In a single window of the Littorina saxatilis isolate snail1 linkage group LG3, US_GU_Lsax_2.0, whole genome shotgun sequence genome:
- the LOC138962315 gene encoding uncharacterized protein: MKVPDLSARMACGGFYWTFLSYMSQRSKKSKEKAAQKHSLHVHWPVSSVRTTMLTTLFIVVAVCDSTDYNSLTVSPCVDSLRRSWLELAVILSMKRNATQSSKEHARYKLCISPQQASMLTLPLLTMSAFVFIAGYLLSCGDVEANPGPARSGEERNTYLRYLANHNNYPAVSGGADPYPWVVPASVPASTPSYYGGVQQHNLHQHSAVEGGPLDLATMQRLFDTQERKFQSLNSELMTKMDSSFSDVRKQIQSIQSKADDLEQNYFSMLQETRDTHAAVTTLEERLNQTAAELDDKIDKLEAFSRRDNLKFFNIAQSADEDYYTCVTKVLDVLRDTVPEKHWDRTDIVRAHRLGNKKHDSNPARPQPMIARFARWSDKLEVLTTGREALRRKNITVAADLTTRQQNIIQEHRDRGLKAYYRGNKLVVDGPLQQRHYNRSSSFGRGRRNLHAQQHSSRNDYNRDSEGGQQWRQTTGQRSHSRSRRDSYNRHNTAEDYNPKNTNQAWYDRRSYQESDEHTNRYDTDAVPTQYSTEQRYQSGMFGDSHSHQYNADPYNTNDWNHDWYDRSSYQDWDAYLHRQEPEAWRTPQSAPNSKTYSATSRENTRYPETGKADLRTTAPRDYQMEDETTARKTYSSPDEDSQPGNAPAISKGTDNTHQAAAQQQETKVNPDDASTHSLEMSAGVGPTEEVNGDTVEAGDPSGSAALVETSGDESDDVQEGNLRALELSIQGATDTTAQATEVSPATQHNAEENDVIAEVPDKRPLTRARAQTVREGMDKRQMTLADCGVHSTTPVPTVTNRVTDEGEGAR, translated from the coding sequence ATGAAGGTGCCAGATCTGAGTGCCAGAATGGCTTGTGGCGGATTTTATTGGACTTTTCTTTCCTACATGAGTCAAAGAAGCAAAAAGAGTAAAGAAAAGGCAGCCCAAAAACACTCGCTGCACGTGCACTGGCCAGTGAGTAGCGTTCGGACCACGATGCTGACGACATTGTTTATTGTTGTGGCAGTGTGTGACAGTACAGACTACAACTCACTCACTGTTTCCCCGTGCGTTGACAGTTTGCGGCGGTCGTGGCTCGAACTTGCAGTTATACTGAGCATGAAAAGAAACGCAACACAGTCGAGCAAAGAACATGCGAGATATAAGCTTTGCATCAGCCCACAACAAGCAAGCATGCTTACACTTCCGCTGCTCACAATGAGTGCGTTCGTGTTCATTGCTGGATACTTGCTCTCCTGCGGCGATGTGGAGGCCAACCCTGGGCCAGCGAGGTCAGGAGAAGAGAGAAATACTTACCTCAGATACCTGGCCAACCACAACAACTACCCAGCTGTGTCGGGAGGGGCGGACCCATACCCGTGGGTGGTGCCAGCATCAGTACCAGCATCTACGCCCTCATACTATGGTGGTGTACAGCAACATAATCTCCACCAGCACAGTGCAGTGGAAGGGGGTCCGCTGGACCTAGCAACAATGCAGAGACTCTTTGACACACAGGAGAGAAAGTTTCAATCTCTGAACAGTGAACTGATGACCAAAATGGACAGCTCGTTCAGTGACGTCAGAAAGCAGATTCAGTCCATACAGTCAAAAGCAGACGACTTAGAACAAAACTACTTCTCTATGCTGCAGGAAACACGGGATACGCACGCTGCAGTTACAACCCTTGAAGAGAGACTTAATCAAACCGCTGCAGAACTAGACGACAAGATAGACAAGCTAGAAGCCTTTTCTAGACGTGACAATCTGAAGTTTTTCAACATAGCACAGTCCGCAGACGAAGACTACTATACGTGCGTCACCAAGGTGCTGGACGTTTTAAGAGATACTGTTCCAGAAAAACATTGGGACAGGACAGACATCGTGCGTGCCCATCGCCTTGGAAACAAAAAGCACGACAGCAACCCAGCAAGGCCACAACCAATGATTGCAAGATTTGCAAGATGGTCCGACAAATTAGAAGTGCTCACAACAGGCAGAGAAGCGCTTAGAAGGAAGAACATCACTGTAGCAGCTGACCTCACTACCAGACAACAGAACATCATCCAGGAGCATCGTGACAGAGGGCTGAAAGCTTACTACAGGGGCAACAAACTCGTTGTAGATGGCCCACTACAACAGCGGCATTACAACCGGAGTTCATCCTTTGGGAGAGGGAGACGAAATCTACACGCGCAGCAGCACAGCTCACGAAACGACTACAACAGAGACAGCGAGGGCGGTCAGCAGTGGAGACAAACTACAGGTCAGCGCTCACATAGCAGATCCCGCAGGGACTCTTACAACCGCCACAACACAGCTGAGGACTACAATCCCAAGAACACTAACCAAGCATGGTATGACAGGAGATCCTACCAAGAGTCGGATGAACACACGAATCGCTATGATACAGATGCAGTGCCGACACAGTACTCAACAGAGCAGCGCTATCAAAGCGGAATGTTTGGGGACTCCCACAGCCACCAGTACAATGCAGACCCTTACAACACCAACGACTGGAACCATGATTGGTATGACAGGAGCTCTTACCAAGATTGGGACGCCTACTTGCATCGCCAAGAGCCCGAGGCATGGAGGACCCCACAAAGCGCCCCCAACTCAAAGACTTACTCCGCAACATCACGCGAGAATACACGGTACCCAGAGACAGGAAAGGCCGACCTACGAACTACAGCACCTCGAGACTACCAGATGGAAGACGAGACCACAGCTAGAAAGACATACAGCAGCCCAGACGAAGACAGTCAGCCAGGGAACGCGCCAGCTATCAGTAAAGGTACCGACAACACACACCAGGCAGCGGCCCAGCAGCAGGAGACCAAGGTCAACCCAGACGACGCTTCAACGCACAGCCTAGAGATGTCGGCTGGTGTGGGGCCAACTGAGGAGGTCAACGGGGATACAGTGGAGGCAGGAGATCCGTCCGGATCAGCAGCCCTGGTGGAGACTAGTGGAGACGAGTCTGACGACGTACAGGAGGGAAACCTGCGAGCTTTAGAGCTCTCCATACAAGGCGCCACGGACACCACTGCACAAGCAACAGAGGTGTCACCCGCGACACAACACAATGCAGAGGAGAACGACGTCATCGCCGAGGTGCCTGACAAGCGCCCCCTCACTCGAGCACGAGCTCAGACTGTGAGGGAGGGAATGGACAAGCGCCAGATGACTCTTGCTGACTGTGGGGTCCACAGCACGACGCCAGTACCCACGGTTACCAATAGGGTCACAGACGAAGGCGAAGGCGCTAGATAG